One stretch of Candidatus Delongbacteria bacterium DNA includes these proteins:
- a CDS encoding nucleotidyltransferase domain-containing protein, giving the protein MSKSEILKKIREYKDENSIKYGILKIGIFGSASREEMNPDSDIDVVIETVKPDPFIIFHIKEDLENIFNTKIDIVRLRKNMNNLLKERIEKEVSYV; this is encoded by the coding sequence ATGTCGAAATCTGAAATACTAAAAAAAATAAGAGAATATAAAGATGAGAATTCTATTAAATACGGTATTTTGAAAATAGGTATTTTTGGAAGTGCATCTAGAGAAGAAATGAATCCTGACAGTGATATTGATGTAGTTATAGAAACGGTTAAACCAGATCCTTTTATTATTTTTCATATCAAAGAAGATTTGGAAAATATCTTTAATACTAAAATTGATATTGTTAGATTAAGAAAAAATATGAACAATTTGTTGAAAGAGCGTATTGAAAAAGAGGTTTCGTATGTATGA
- a CDS encoding DUF86 domain-containing protein: MYDILLVKGILSQIENACETVIHRFSTIKTVSDFTDSPSGKEKLDSICMQLFAIGESLKNIDKITDFKLLSKYTDVDWKGAKGMRDIISHHYFDIDAEEIYYVCENKIDEMKEVIHQIIIEL; the protein is encoded by the coding sequence ATGTATGACATACTACTGGTTAAAGGGATTTTGTCTCAAATTGAAAACGCCTGCGAAACTGTCATTCATCGATTCTCGACAATAAAAACTGTAAGTGATTTTACGGATTCACCTTCTGGAAAAGAGAAGCTTGATTCTATCTGTATGCAATTATTTGCAATCGGTGAGAGTCTTAAAAATATTGATAAGATAACAGATTTTAAATTATTGAGTAAATACACAGATGTAGATTGGAAGGGAGCTAAAGGAATGCGCGATATAATTTCTCATCATTATTTTGATATTGATGCAGAAGAGATTTATTACGTTTGCGAAAATAAAATCGATGAAATGAAAGAAGTAATTCATCAAATTATTATTGAATTATAG
- a CDS encoding nucleotidyltransferase domain-containing protein translates to MTKPFAAILSSITSQIKAKHPDFTGVYFFGSRVKGYATDESDYDIAFIFDRLVDRKLKSEIISLVYDYEVQNDIIIDVLVYSKEDIENTTTPFRDNVKNEGIFYGV, encoded by the coding sequence ATGACAAAACCTTTTGCAGCAATACTATCATCCATCACTTCGCAAATAAAAGCAAAGCATCCTGATTTTACAGGAGTTTACTTTTTTGGATCAAGAGTAAAAGGATACGCCACAGATGAATCAGATTACGATATTGCCTTCATTTTTGATAGATTAGTTGACCGTAAATTAAAAAGTGAGATAATTTCATTAGTTTATGATTATGAAGTTCAAAATGATATAATAATAGATGTTTTAGTCTATAGTAAAGAGGATATAGAGAACACTACAACGCCTTTTAGAGATAATGTAAAAAATGAAGGAATTTTTTATGGTGTCTAA
- a CDS encoding HEPN domain-containing protein: protein MVSKSDKEALVNYRIQRAYETAEDARIALDNNRLFNAQNRIYYALFYSVSALAVKSDFSTSKHTQLLGWFNRNIIHAGVLPIELGRFYKKAFENRQEGDYDDFVVFEKDDVQADYLEAIDFIKSIEKLIETSVN from the coding sequence ATGGTGTCTAAAAGTGATAAAGAAGCATTGGTAAATTATAGAATACAAAGGGCTTATGAGACTGCTGAAGATGCTCGCATAGCATTAGATAACAACAGGCTTTTCAATGCTCAAAATAGAATATATTATGCTCTATTTTATTCTGTTTCGGCTTTAGCAGTTAAATCAGATTTTTCAACTTCAAAACATACTCAACTTTTAGGATGGTTTAATAGAAATATTATACATGCAGGAGTTTTACCTATTGAATTAGGTAGATTTTACAAAAAAGCTTTCGAGAATCGACAAGAAGGAGATTATGATGATTTTGTTGTCTTCGAAAAAGATGATGTGCAGGCTGATTATTTAGAAGCTATTGATTTTATCAAATCAATTGAAAAACTAATAGAAACAAGCGTGAATTAA